In the Candidatus Binatia bacterium genome, one interval contains:
- a CDS encoding TIGR03617 family F420-dependent LLM class oxidoreductase has protein sequence MKIDTGLMPGTLRDAATAAQAAEAVGFDGLWTAETAHDPFFPLVLAAEHTQRIELGTAIAVAFPRSPMVLAQIAWDLQALSNGRFVLGLGTQVKGHNERRFGVKWEQPGPKLREMLLMIRAAWDCWQHGTRPNFQGQFYTFTLMTPFFNPGPLSVPYPRIYIAGVNEYMCRLAGELCDGFHVHPLHSIAYLEAVTLPNIEKGLARGGRARGDIELASSIFVVAGNTREEIEAARGPVRQQIAFYASTPAYAGVLELHGWGDVARRLTELSKRGEWTAMADEISDEMLDVFAVTGASEDIPALIKRRYTGYLDRVSFYFPFHAGDAARWRAVVAAFRE, from the coding sequence ATGAAGATCGATACGGGATTGATGCCGGGAACGCTCAGGGACGCTGCCACCGCGGCGCAGGCCGCCGAGGCCGTTGGATTCGATGGTTTGTGGACGGCCGAGACGGCGCACGACCCTTTCTTTCCGCTCGTGCTCGCGGCCGAGCATACGCAACGGATCGAACTCGGTACCGCCATCGCGGTGGCATTCCCGCGCAGCCCGATGGTGCTGGCGCAGATCGCATGGGACCTGCAGGCGCTGTCGAACGGCCGCTTCGTCCTCGGCCTCGGTACGCAGGTCAAGGGCCACAACGAGCGCCGCTTCGGCGTCAAGTGGGAGCAGCCGGGTCCGAAGCTGCGGGAGATGCTGCTGATGATCCGTGCGGCCTGGGACTGCTGGCAGCACGGGACCCGGCCGAACTTCCAGGGCCAGTTCTACACCTTCACGCTGATGACGCCGTTCTTCAATCCCGGGCCGCTGTCGGTGCCCTACCCGCGCATCTACATCGCCGGTGTGAACGAATACATGTGCCGCCTTGCGGGCGAGCTGTGCGACGGATTCCATGTCCACCCGTTGCATTCCATCGCGTATCTGGAGGCGGTGACGCTGCCGAACATCGAGAAGGGGCTGGCCAGAGGCGGTCGCGCCCGCGGCGACATCGAACTGGCGTCGAGTATATTCGTCGTTGCCGGCAACACGCGCGAAGAAATCGAGGCGGCCAGGGGCCCCGTTCGCCAGCAGATCGCCTTCTACGCCTCGACGCCGGCGTACGCGGGGGTGCTCGAACTCCATGGCTGGGGCGACGTCGCCCGGCGTCTGACGGAACTCTCGAAACGCGGGGAGTGGACCGCGATGGCCGACGAGATCTCCGACGAAATGCTGGACGTCTTTGCGGTTACCGGCGCCAGCGAGGATATCCCGGCGCTGATCAAGCGCCGCTACACGGGTTATCTGGACCGCGTATCGTTCTACTTCCCGTTCCATGCCGGCGATGCGGCGCGTTGGCGTGCGGTTGTGGCGGCGTTTCGGGAGTAA
- a CDS encoding nitroreductase family deazaflavin-dependent oxidoreductase: MGGAAVSVDLGAHRRRSTVRLTTVGRKSGKRHTVTVWFVVADASRFYVQHVRGASADWYKNLRKTPTVEVDFGDGPQPARATPIEDPTEIARVLKLVRRKYPMAWIIQLCGRRKHPVAAVVEVGGGKA; encoded by the coding sequence ATGGGTGGTGCCGCGGTGAGCGTCGATCTCGGCGCCCACCGGCGGCGGTCGACGGTGCGGCTCACGACCGTCGGCCGCAAGAGCGGCAAGCGCCACACCGTGACGGTATGGTTCGTCGTGGCGGACGCCAGCCGGTTTTATGTGCAGCACGTGCGTGGAGCGAGCGCGGACTGGTACAAGAACCTCCGCAAGACGCCCACGGTGGAAGTCGACTTCGGCGACGGCCCGCAACCCGCGCGCGCCACACCCATCGAGGACCCGACCGAGATTGCGCGCGTGCTGAAGCTCGTCCGCCGCAAGTATCCGATGGCCTGGATCATTCAGCTCTGCGGCCGCCGGAAGCACCCGGTGGCCGCAGTGGTCGAGGTGGGGGGCGGGAAGGCTTGA
- a CDS encoding lactate racemase domain-containing protein: MRLRIDYGRTGLDVELPDDRPVAVIEPADAAPLPDPHAAIAKALAEPIGCAPLAEVVLVSDGVPAAQVPALLATPAPSVEAALERASAFHGDGARVAVLPHGPYAIPTVRGRKLTLARAWMEDGAPR, from the coding sequence ATGCGCCTCCGCATCGATTACGGCCGCACCGGACTCGACGTCGAACTGCCCGACGATCGACCCGTGGCGGTGATCGAGCCGGCCGACGCCGCGCCACTCCCCGACCCCCACGCCGCGATTGCAAAGGCGCTGGCCGAACCCATCGGCTGCGCCCCGCTTGCCGAGGTCGTCCTCGTCAGCGACGGCGTGCCGGCGGCACAGGTCCCTGCCCTCCTTGCCACGCCGGCCCCCAGCGTCGAGGCGGCGCTCGAACGCGCTTCCGCTTTCCACGGCGACGGCGCCCGCGTCGCCGTGCTGCCGCACGGCCCCTACGCAATTCCAACCGTGCGCGGCCGCAAGCTCACCCTCGCCCGCGCCTGGATGGAAGACGGCGCACCGCGGTAA
- the dnaX gene encoding DNA polymerase III subunit gamma/tau: MSYLVLARKWRPQTFEEIVGQDHVSRTLGNAIRTGRVAHAFLFTGVRGVGKTTAARILAKALNCTRGPTPTPCNDCVNCREITAGNAVDVLEIDGASNTGVDDVREIIENVRYQPAKSRFKIYIIDEVHMLSTSAFNALLKTLEEPPPHVKFIFATTDPHKVPHTIHSRCQRYDFKRIPYRLIVERLADIARHEDVTVSEAALFTIAREGEGSMRDAQSLFDQVIAYAGNTVGDADIGAALGVADRKLLLNTADALLTHDAGAALARLDELHSFGHDLRRFTRELLEHFRNLAIARLVPDESLLADLSEDERAETLRQSQLASSADLDRAFRVLMTAETEVARVPYPKLVLEMTLIKLATMAPIVPLDTLIERLDEIERRLLTPSTAGTPPRRTGDAPAPAKTSHRESAPATGTTRPAGSSSTATAARPAPAAPATGDDSTIESAAPDAQPARETPGRSWEDFLATVAKEKVTLLPYLLKSAPPNLEGPELALSVPSGYYYDYLAQRDHAQIVEDLARRFFGRSYRVSVRTSEAAPAAPASGTAPTAADLHAAAMDHPAVRAAVEILGGEVHEIKPRGRRDRGGE, from the coding sequence ATGAGCTACCTGGTCCTCGCCCGCAAGTGGCGACCGCAAACCTTCGAGGAAATCGTCGGGCAGGACCACGTCAGCCGCACCCTCGGCAACGCGATTCGCACCGGCCGCGTCGCGCACGCGTTCCTCTTCACGGGCGTGCGCGGGGTCGGCAAGACCACGGCCGCACGGATCCTCGCCAAGGCCCTCAACTGCACCCGCGGCCCCACGCCCACGCCCTGCAACGACTGCGTCAACTGCCGCGAAATCACGGCGGGCAACGCCGTCGACGTGCTTGAAATCGACGGCGCCTCCAACACCGGCGTCGACGACGTCCGCGAAATCATCGAAAACGTCCGCTACCAACCCGCCAAGAGCCGCTTCAAGATCTACATCATCGACGAAGTCCACATGCTCTCGACGAGCGCCTTCAACGCCCTGCTCAAGACCCTCGAAGAGCCCCCGCCGCACGTCAAGTTCATCTTCGCCACCACGGACCCGCACAAGGTACCGCACACCATTCATTCCCGCTGCCAGCGCTACGATTTCAAGCGCATTCCTTACCGGCTGATCGTCGAACGCCTCGCCGACATCGCCCGGCACGAGGACGTCACCGTCAGCGAAGCCGCCCTCTTCACCATCGCCCGCGAGGGCGAGGGCAGCATGCGCGACGCCCAGTCGCTGTTCGATCAGGTGATCGCCTACGCCGGAAATACCGTCGGCGACGCCGACATCGGCGCCGCTCTCGGCGTCGCCGACCGCAAGCTGTTGCTGAATACTGCCGACGCGCTGCTCACCCACGACGCCGGCGCGGCGCTCGCCCGCCTCGACGAGCTGCACAGCTTCGGACACGACCTGCGCCGCTTCACCCGCGAGCTTCTCGAACACTTCCGCAATCTGGCGATCGCCCGCCTGGTCCCCGACGAGAGCCTGCTCGCCGACCTCTCCGAAGATGAACGCGCCGAAACTCTGCGCCAGTCGCAACTCGCCTCGTCCGCGGACCTCGACCGCGCCTTTCGCGTGCTCATGACCGCCGAGACCGAAGTGGCCCGCGTTCCCTATCCGAAGCTGGTCCTCGAAATGACCCTCATCAAGCTCGCGACCATGGCACCGATCGTTCCGCTCGACACTCTCATCGAACGTCTCGACGAGATCGAACGGCGGCTGCTGACACCGTCCACCGCTGGAACCCCGCCACGCCGCACCGGCGACGCACCCGCCCCGGCAAAAACGTCGCACCGCGAGAGCGCACCGGCGACCGGAACGACTCGACCGGCCGGCTCTTCCTCCACCGCCACAGCCGCTCGACCGGCACCGGCGGCACCCGCCACCGGCGATGACAGCACAATCGAGTCCGCCGCCCCCGATGCACAGCCCGCTCGGGAGACGCCCGGCCGGAGCTGGGAGGACTTCCTCGCCACGGTCGCAAAAGAGAAGGTCACCTTGCTGCCCTATCTCCTCAAGAGCGCACCGCCCAACCTCGAAGGACCGGAGCTGGCGCTCAGCGTGCCCTCCGGTTACTACTACGACTATCTGGCACAACGGGATCACGCGCAGATCGTCGAGGACCTCGCCCGACGCTTCTTCGGGCGATCCTATCGAGTCTCGGTCCGGACATCGGAAGCGGCACCCGCCGCGCCAGCCTCGGGGACGGCGCCAACTGCCGCCGACCTGCACGCGGCGGCCATGGATCATCCGGCCGTCCGCGCCGCGGTGGAGATCCTCGGCGGCGAGGTCCACGAGATCAAACCCCGCGGCCGGCGCGACAGAGGTGGCGAATGA
- a CDS encoding PGPGW domain-containing protein, with amino-acid sequence MTDPQRWDNDPGRRANASHTPVRPARQGNGYNFQNMVGASLRHARRVIVLVVGLTVLALGTALIVLPGPAFVVIPVGLAILATEFEWARRWLHHIKAGARTLVDRNRHPLRNWRRWFRVSR; translated from the coding sequence ATGACCGATCCGCAGCGGTGGGACAACGACCCGGGACGCCGGGCGAACGCTTCGCACACCCCGGTGCGCCCGGCGCGGCAGGGCAACGGGTACAATTTCCAGAACATGGTCGGTGCCAGCTTACGCCACGCCCGCCGCGTCATTGTGCTCGTCGTCGGACTCACGGTGCTCGCTCTGGGCACGGCGCTGATCGTGCTTCCAGGCCCGGCGTTTGTCGTGATTCCGGTCGGGCTTGCCATTCTCGCCACCGAGTTCGAGTGGGCACGACGGTGGCTGCACCACATCAAGGCCGGGGCGCGGACGCTGGTCGATCGCAACCGGCACCCGCTGCGCAACTGGCGCCGCTGGTTCCGCGTCTCGCGGTAA
- a CDS encoding AarF/ABC1/UbiB kinase family protein, with translation MPKTSDAARPRTRITQGRAKRVLSVGGLATSVGSSYVWQAVRWPFRSSDQRQQALLDTHIKSAIKIVERSKELRGAFMKLVQMLSMRDDILPAEALSVLSVVQSSVPPMDYPLIRKQIVRELGSPPERLFAEFEEEAFAAASLGQVHRARLKDGSTVVVKVQYPGVEETVRQDLQNMKALLHTFTMIGRDVMRQKIDQSDVARELEERLHEELDYVNEARNIQRFQKMFAADDEVVIPAVYPSLSSRRVLTMGLVEGYPLKDILAPGVEQATKDWVALKYFRVVWRQVFEFGVLHTDPHPGNYLVTYHPKLAILDFGSIRVFPEPIRRAYHRLAHATIGRDEAAMAESFVALGFMDAGDDPKPLVKIMNVIFEPVLRDRSYDPRKYNSVEKGMEVAAIGFENRVFKAPGHRVFLVRALMGLDSYLKQAGTVVNWHREFKRCIDAVPLQ, from the coding sequence ATGCCGAAGACCTCGGACGCTGCCAGGCCCCGCACGCGCATTACGCAGGGGCGAGCCAAACGCGTGCTTTCCGTTGGCGGCCTCGCCACCTCGGTGGGGTCGAGTTACGTGTGGCAGGCGGTGCGGTGGCCGTTCCGGTCGAGCGACCAGCGCCAGCAGGCGCTGCTCGACACCCACATCAAGAGTGCGATCAAGATCGTCGAACGCTCGAAGGAGTTGCGCGGCGCGTTCATGAAGCTTGTGCAGATGCTGTCGATGCGCGACGACATCCTGCCCGCGGAAGCCCTGAGCGTATTGTCCGTGGTGCAGTCGTCGGTGCCGCCGATGGATTACCCGCTGATCCGTAAACAAATCGTGCGCGAGCTCGGTTCGCCGCCCGAACGGCTGTTTGCGGAATTCGAGGAAGAGGCGTTCGCGGCGGCGTCGCTCGGCCAGGTGCACAGGGCACGGCTGAAGGACGGTTCGACCGTGGTCGTGAAGGTGCAGTACCCGGGGGTCGAGGAGACGGTGCGGCAGGATCTCCAGAACATGAAGGCCCTGCTGCACACGTTCACGATGATCGGACGCGACGTCATGCGCCAGAAGATCGACCAGTCCGACGTCGCCCGAGAACTCGAGGAGCGCCTGCACGAAGAACTCGATTACGTCAACGAGGCGCGCAACATCCAGCGCTTTCAGAAGATGTTCGCCGCCGACGACGAGGTCGTCATTCCCGCGGTCTATCCTTCGCTGTCCTCGCGACGCGTGCTCACCATGGGCCTGGTCGAGGGGTATCCGCTCAAGGACATTCTCGCTCCGGGCGTCGAGCAGGCGACGAAGGATTGGGTGGCTCTCAAGTACTTCAGGGTGGTGTGGCGGCAGGTCTTCGAGTTCGGGGTTCTGCACACCGATCCGCACCCGGGCAATTATCTCGTGACCTACCATCCGAAGCTGGCGATTCTGGACTTCGGATCGATCCGCGTCTTCCCGGAACCGATCCGCCGGGCGTATCACCGTCTGGCCCATGCGACCATCGGTCGCGACGAGGCGGCGATGGCCGAGAGTTTCGTGGCGCTCGGATTCATGGATGCCGGCGACGATCCCAAGCCCCTGGTGAAGATCATGAACGTGATCTTCGAGCCGGTATTGCGCGACCGTTCTTACGACCCGCGCAAATATAACTCGGTGGAGAAGGGCATGGAGGTGGCCGCCATCGGTTTCGAAAACCGCGTGTTCAAGGCTCCGGGCCACCGGGTCTTCCTGGTGCGCGCCCTGATGGGACTCGATTCCTACTTGAAACAGGCAGGCACGGTCGTCAACTGGCATCGCGAGTTCAAGCGCTGCATCGACGCCGTGCCCCTGCAATGA
- a CDS encoding CoA transferase, producing MAPPLRNLKMLDLSRQLPGPFCSLMLADLGVDVLVVSSPTDVMGIGLPLVQRNKRSLTLNLKHPEGKALFYRLAEDADIVLEGFRPGVTARLGIDYETLAQRNSRLVYCSISGYGQYGPYRDKVGHDVNYLGYAGVLGAAGTAGGPPAILPVQVADIGGGALMGAVGILAALMAREHTGRGQFIDISMMDGSVLWNVFHILLYLVSSQTPERGKTRLTGHHPCYAIYETADGKYVTVGALEEHFWRNLCVQLGVEEFIPDQYAEGARRDEMFRVIRDRFRQKTQAQWLAQLEHVDICFGPVNSVAEAFDDPQVKARGLFRDLDGLRLIASPLKLSATPPQEPTPPPDFGQHTDEVLRDLGLSAERIAALRDAGVV from the coding sequence ATGGCACCCCCGCTGCGTAACCTGAAGATGCTCGACCTGTCCCGCCAGCTCCCGGGGCCGTTCTGCTCGCTCATGCTTGCCGATCTCGGCGTCGACGTCCTCGTGGTCTCGTCCCCGACCGACGTCATGGGAATCGGCCTGCCGCTCGTGCAACGCAACAAGCGCAGCCTCACCCTCAACCTCAAGCATCCCGAAGGCAAGGCCCTCTTCTACCGGTTGGCCGAGGACGCCGACATCGTCCTCGAAGGCTTTCGACCGGGGGTCACGGCGCGCCTCGGGATCGATTACGAGACGCTGGCCCAGCGCAACTCGCGCCTCGTGTACTGTTCGATCTCTGGCTACGGGCAGTACGGTCCGTATCGCGACAAGGTCGGACACGACGTCAATTACCTCGGTTACGCCGGGGTTCTCGGAGCGGCGGGAACCGCCGGCGGGCCGCCGGCGATCCTGCCCGTCCAGGTCGCCGATATTGGCGGCGGCGCGTTGATGGGCGCCGTCGGCATCCTCGCCGCCCTCATGGCGCGCGAGCACACCGGGCGCGGTCAGTTCATCGATATCTCGATGATGGACGGCAGCGTGCTGTGGAACGTGTTTCACATCCTCCTCTATCTCGTGAGCAGCCAGACGCCCGAACGCGGCAAGACGCGCCTTACCGGGCACCACCCCTGCTACGCGATTTACGAGACCGCGGACGGCAAGTACGTCACCGTCGGCGCTCTGGAGGAGCACTTCTGGCGCAATCTGTGCGTACAGCTTGGCGTCGAGGAGTTCATCCCCGATCAGTACGCCGAAGGTGCGCGACGCGACGAGATGTTCCGTGTCATTCGCGACCGCTTCCGGCAGAAGACTCAGGCGCAGTGGCTGGCGCAGCTCGAGCACGTCGATATTTGCTTCGGCCCGGTCAACAGCGTGGCCGAGGCCTTCGACGACCCTCAGGTCAAAGCCCGCGGTCTGTTTCGCGACCTTGACGGCCTCCGCCTCATTGCCTCGCCTCTCAAGTTGTCGGCTACCCCGCCGCAAGAGCCGACCCCGCCGCCGGATTTCGGACAGCATACCGACGAGGTGCTGCGCGACCTCGGCCTGTCGGCGGAGCGAATCGCCGCGCTCCGCGACGCCGGAGTGGTGTAG
- a CDS encoding acyl-CoA/acyl-ACP dehydrogenase: MDFGFSEAEDALRESARKFLASKCPMTYVRAMLEDDTGYAEEQWRKLAELGWLGLIFPEEFGGAGLGMVELVVLLEEMGRVVMPGPFFSTVVLGGVALALGGSKAQRTRYLDPLARGALKATLAQVEDSGRWDAEGIRMPALKTSGGFTLSGSKLFVPDAHVADLLVVAARTSGKGERGVTLFLVERNRPGVGVRLLKTIDQTRKLCEVTLTDVEVPVEAVLGRVGRGWPLLDRVVDRARVALCAETCGGTQKVLEMSVDYARVREQFGRPIGSFQAIQHKCANMMVQVESAKSATYYAAWAVANDVSEAHLAACMAKAYCADAGRVVTAEGIQIHGGIGFTWEHDLHLYFKRARASEAAYGDATWHRELVARETLGKP, encoded by the coding sequence GTGGACTTCGGTTTCAGCGAAGCCGAGGACGCGCTGCGGGAATCGGCGCGTAAGTTCCTCGCCTCGAAGTGTCCGATGACGTACGTGCGCGCCATGCTCGAAGACGACACCGGGTACGCCGAGGAGCAGTGGCGGAAGCTGGCCGAACTCGGCTGGCTGGGTTTGATTTTCCCCGAGGAGTTCGGCGGCGCCGGGCTCGGCATGGTGGAGCTGGTCGTGCTGCTGGAAGAAATGGGCCGCGTGGTCATGCCGGGCCCGTTCTTCTCCACCGTCGTTCTGGGCGGGGTCGCTCTCGCCCTGGGAGGGTCGAAGGCGCAGCGAACCCGCTACCTCGACCCGCTCGCACGAGGGGCTCTCAAAGCGACCCTGGCGCAGGTCGAAGACAGCGGCCGGTGGGACGCCGAAGGTATTCGCATGCCGGCACTGAAAACTTCTGGCGGCTTTACTCTGTCGGGGAGCAAGCTGTTCGTGCCCGATGCGCACGTGGCGGACTTGCTCGTTGTCGCGGCGCGCACGAGCGGCAAGGGGGAGCGTGGGGTTACCCTCTTCCTGGTCGAGCGCAACCGACCCGGGGTCGGCGTTCGGCTACTGAAGACCATCGACCAGACCCGCAAGCTCTGCGAGGTCACGTTGACGGACGTCGAGGTGCCGGTGGAAGCCGTCCTCGGCCGCGTCGGGCGGGGATGGCCACTCCTCGACCGGGTCGTCGATCGCGCCCGGGTGGCACTGTGCGCGGAGACGTGCGGCGGTACGCAGAAGGTACTCGAGATGAGTGTCGACTACGCCAGAGTGCGCGAGCAATTCGGGCGGCCGATCGGCAGTTTTCAGGCTATACAGCACAAGTGCGCCAACATGATGGTGCAGGTGGAGAGTGCAAAGTCGGCGACTTATTACGCCGCCTGGGCCGTGGCTAACGACGTCAGCGAAGCGCACCTCGCCGCCTGCATGGCCAAGGCCTACTGCGCCGACGCCGGCCGCGTCGTGACCGCCGAGGGCATTCAGATCCACGGTGGGATCGGCTTCACCTGGGAACACGACCTGCACCTGTACTTCAAACGCGCCAGGGCCTCTGAGGCCGCTTACGGCGACGCCACGTGGCACCGCGAGCTGGTCGCACGGGAAACGCTGGGAAAGCCGTGA
- the queG gene encoding tRNA epoxyqueuosine(34) reductase QueG: MPQERAARRPDGSGVMERLETAVREAADRVGFDICGLARLGAPPHGAFVRDWLAAGNAAGMEYIGRGLAKRLDPEAILPGARSAVSVGMRYRSPTASPRDWRGEPRGRMAAYAAGPDYHDTVGERLRQLVAALRRIRPEAGFRAYVDTGPVLEREWAVGAGLGWFGKNTNLLNARAGSWLLLGEVLTTLELEPDVPHPDRCGTCQRCLDACPTGALQPGYVLDARRCISYWTIEHRGSVPRDLRRRFGNWVFGCDDCQIVCPWNDDPVDDGGADLADALWPRLPELLALDEEGFRRRYRGTAVRRTGRASMARNAAIGLGNSGNPAALPVLAKALHRDPAWSVRAHAAWALGRLGGPAARAALERAYATEDTAAARIEIVAALQDGE, translated from the coding sequence GTGCCGCAAGAACGTGCGGCGCGGCGGCCCGACGGGAGTGGCGTGATGGAGCGGCTCGAGACGGCGGTGCGGGAAGCGGCCGATCGAGTCGGTTTCGACATCTGCGGCCTGGCGCGGCTGGGTGCGCCGCCGCACGGGGCGTTCGTTCGTGACTGGCTGGCGGCGGGCAATGCCGCCGGCATGGAGTACATCGGCCGCGGCCTGGCAAAGCGGCTGGACCCCGAGGCGATCCTTCCCGGCGCGCGCAGTGCCGTCAGCGTCGGCATGCGCTACCGGTCGCCGACTGCATCCCCTCGCGACTGGCGCGGCGAGCCGCGCGGCCGCATGGCAGCCTACGCCGCAGGTCCCGACTACCACGACACGGTTGGGGAGAGGCTGCGCCAGCTCGTCGCGGCCTTGCGCCGCATACGTCCGGAGGCCGGTTTCCGCGCTTACGTCGATACCGGACCCGTGCTCGAACGCGAGTGGGCCGTCGGGGCGGGCCTCGGCTGGTTCGGTAAGAACACCAACTTGCTCAACGCGCGTGCGGGTTCGTGGCTGCTGCTCGGGGAGGTGCTGACGACCCTCGAACTCGAACCCGACGTGCCGCATCCGGACCGCTGCGGCACGTGCCAGCGCTGTCTGGACGCGTGCCCCACCGGGGCTTTGCAGCCGGGCTACGTTCTCGATGCGCGACGCTGCATATCCTACTGGACCATCGAGCACCGGGGCTCGGTGCCGCGCGACTTGCGGCGCCGGTTCGGCAACTGGGTATTCGGTTGCGACGATTGCCAGATCGTGTGCCCGTGGAACGACGATCCGGTCGACGATGGCGGCGCCGATCTGGCGGACGCGCTGTGGCCCCGCTTGCCGGAGTTGCTGGCGCTCGATGAAGAAGGCTTTCGCCGGCGCTATCGGGGTACGGCGGTGCGGCGAACGGGCCGGGCCAGCATGGCGCGCAATGCGGCGATCGGCCTCGGCAACAGCGGCAACCCGGCGGCGCTGCCCGTCCTGGCGAAGGCGCTCCACCGCGACCCGGCGTGGAGCGTCCGTGCGCATGCGGCGTGGGCGCTTGGGCGCCTCGGCGGCCCGGCCGCTCGCGCCGCCCTGGAGCGCGCCTACGCGACCGAGGACACGGCCGCGGCGCGGATCGAAATCGTCGCTGCGCTGCAGGACGGCGAATGA
- the recR gene encoding recombination mediator RecR has protein sequence MSALPPPLTRLIEALVKLPGVGEKTATRLAFHLLKADRRDAEQLAAALRTLHDETRLCSVCQALTTDDPCRLCADPARDAPTICVVERPADVIALERPGTFKGRYHVLHGCLAPLDGVGPEQLRIAELLRRLADGRVAEVIIATNPTVEGEATAIYLARLVKPLGVRVTRIAHGLPMGADVEYADSATLGHALDGRREM, from the coding sequence ATGTCAGCCCTGCCGCCTCCCCTCACTCGCCTGATCGAGGCTCTCGTCAAACTGCCCGGCGTCGGCGAAAAGACCGCTACCCGGCTCGCCTTCCATCTGCTCAAGGCCGACCGGCGCGACGCCGAGCAACTGGCCGCGGCGCTCCGCACGCTCCACGACGAGACGCGTCTTTGCTCCGTCTGCCAGGCCCTCACCACCGATGACCCGTGCCGGCTCTGCGCCGATCCCGCGCGCGACGCCCCGACGATCTGCGTCGTCGAACGCCCCGCGGACGTCATCGCCCTGGAACGCCCCGGCACCTTCAAGGGCCGCTACCACGTCCTGCACGGCTGCCTCGCGCCGCTCGATGGGGTCGGCCCCGAACAGCTTCGTATCGCGGAACTGCTCCGCCGCCTCGCCGACGGGCGCGTCGCCGAAGTCATCATCGCCACCAACCCCACCGTCGAAGGCGAAGCCACGGCGATATACCTCGCCCGCCTCGTCAAGCCGCTCGGTGTCCGGGTGACGCGCATCGCCCACGGACTGCCGATGGGCGCCGACGTCGAGTACGCCGACAGCGCCACCCTGGGCCACGCCCTCGACGGACGCCGAGAGATGTAG
- a CDS encoding YbaB/EbfC family nucleoid-associated protein, protein MSKGFNPLGNIVKQAQELQERLGKIQEEAAARTVEASAGGGMVTAVVTGKLEVVALRIDPSVLDTRDLDMLQDLVVAAVNQGLRKAQEMMAEEMRKVTGGLNLPGLGM, encoded by the coding sequence ATGAGTAAGGGATTCAATCCGCTCGGCAATATCGTGAAGCAGGCGCAGGAGCTGCAAGAGCGCCTGGGCAAGATTCAAGAGGAAGCCGCCGCCCGCACCGTCGAAGCCTCGGCCGGCGGCGGCATGGTGACCGCCGTGGTCACCGGCAAGCTCGAAGTTGTCGCCTTGCGCATCGACCCGTCGGTCCTCGATACCCGCGACCTCGACATGCTCCAGGATCTCGTCGTCGCCGCCGTGAATCAGGGCCTTCGCAAAGCCCAGGAGATGATGGCCGAAGAGATGCGCAAAGTAACCGGCGGCCTCAACCTGCCCGGCCTCGGCATGTGA